From Neorhodopirellula lusitana, a single genomic window includes:
- a CDS encoding glycoside hydrolase family 16 protein translates to MRNLFVAISAFSVLAVGGAFGEEARQPVFSDPSLGSGVEYRLVFDSDFSNSAVLDAESKAGLWRHEDMASSGNSSQHRQSKGRRHAAWYDRYRDQTAFIRDGVLVQRGFVADSDQPDFVSRDAGDADRNHAYVDPDPSDAEGGEVNFADFELHTSWIDTFAVKEMNGERVPVQRDDVLVSKRELRGREGFADTRSPNITFRPGTYFEIEVNFEGMEALAHRHSFWLMPATADRVAYDGDPGNGLEIDIYEHELSVRREGAVTLDNDHQKNEFMLMKCIGGSTNPPTTFNELRDDGETLIQSPGINRGWHRVGLLWTRDRLTWLIDGVAVVQDSKLVPQVPMYLIVSREANTGASRGGGSTVLKADGDKIPRDAGLLGRNVATPENRDLIKAGRDEVLVRSVRAWQITQ, encoded by the coding sequence ATGAGAAACCTGTTTGTTGCGATTTCGGCGTTTTCGGTTCTTGCAGTTGGGGGCGCCTTTGGTGAGGAGGCGAGGCAGCCAGTTTTTTCGGATCCTAGTCTCGGTTCGGGCGTTGAGTATCGCTTGGTTTTTGACAGTGATTTCTCGAATTCAGCGGTGTTGGACGCGGAATCCAAAGCGGGCTTGTGGCGTCATGAGGACATGGCGTCAAGCGGAAATTCGAGTCAGCATCGTCAATCCAAGGGGCGTCGGCACGCGGCGTGGTACGACCGCTACCGTGATCAAACGGCGTTCATTCGCGATGGCGTGCTTGTGCAACGGGGGTTCGTTGCGGATTCCGACCAGCCAGATTTTGTCAGTCGCGACGCGGGGGATGCGGATCGTAACCACGCTTACGTCGATCCGGATCCCAGTGATGCTGAGGGCGGCGAGGTCAATTTTGCAGACTTTGAACTGCATACCTCTTGGATCGACACTTTTGCCGTTAAGGAAATGAACGGCGAGCGGGTACCGGTGCAGCGAGACGATGTGTTGGTTTCCAAGCGTGAGTTGCGAGGCCGGGAAGGCTTCGCCGACACGCGTTCGCCCAACATCACTTTTCGTCCCGGAACTTATTTCGAGATAGAAGTCAATTTTGAAGGGATGGAGGCGTTGGCGCATCGGCATTCATTTTGGTTGATGCCGGCGACTGCTGATCGTGTCGCCTATGACGGTGATCCAGGAAATGGACTGGAGATTGACATCTATGAACACGAGTTAAGCGTCCGGCGTGAAGGGGCAGTTACCTTAGATAACGACCACCAGAAGAACGAGTTCATGTTGATGAAGTGCATTGGTGGATCGACGAACCCACCGACCACGTTCAATGAACTGCGTGACGATGGTGAAACGCTAATTCAGTCGCCTGGGATCAACCGTGGTTGGCATCGTGTCGGCTTGCTATGGACGCGTGATCGTTTGACTTGGTTGATCGACGGTGTTGCTGTTGTTCAGGACAGCAAGTTGGTTCCTCAGGTACCGATGTACTTGATCGTTTCGCGGGAGGCGAACACAGGGGCGTCACGTGGTGGTGGTTCGACTGTTCTGAAGGCTGACGGTGACAAGATTCCTCGCGATGCCGGGTTGCTGGGACGTAACGTGGCGACTCCGGAGAATCGCGATCTAATCAAAGCGGGGCGGGACGAGGTGTTGGTTCGTTCTGTTCGAGCGTGGCAGATCACGCAGTAG
- a CDS encoding glucosamine-6-phosphate deaminase, which yields MTIHAQERIPCRIYDRASDASVAAAQEIADLIRQRSEQGRQCVIGLVSGSSPVNVYNELVRLHQEESLSFANVVTFNLDEFFPMQPNELQSVSRFMREHLFDHVDIPAEQIHLLDGALPREDAAAHCLDFEQAIRDAGGLDLQLLGINRAGHIGLNEPGSDRGSRTRMITLDQVTRTDAASDFFGAENVPRHALTMGVGTILEARRIVLLAFGEGKASIVSRTVEGFSNASVPSTFLQDHPDAMILLDEAAASGLTRIQSPWRLGEVTWDAETIRRAVIDLSEGTGKAILKLTDTDYNEHGLQDLLAAHGSAYDINLRVFRHLQSTITGWPGGKPDHAKQVGDRPGNRDDIFPKRIILFSPHPDDDVISMGGTLIRLVDQGHEVHVAYQTSGNIAVFDEDALRYAEFVEDFCKRFKLSPAGLDELGDHVDAFLRNKKAGQIDSEPVQDIKGLIRRSEAREGARCCGVADDRMHFLDLPFYQTGRVKKDPISDADVEITMNLLREIEPHQIYAAGDLSDPHGTHRTCLSVILQSCLRCQDDPWYSSSAVWFYRGAWQEWAPHQIEMAVPLSPAEVQRKRVAIFKHESQKDRALFPGSDAREFWQRAEARNAETARRYDALGLAEYAAIEGFVRWDGKTGIEL from the coding sequence ATGACCATTCACGCTCAAGAACGGATTCCCTGTCGCATCTACGACCGCGCATCGGACGCGAGTGTGGCTGCGGCGCAAGAGATCGCCGACCTGATTCGGCAACGAAGCGAACAGGGACGCCAGTGCGTTATCGGCCTGGTCTCCGGTTCATCGCCGGTAAACGTGTACAACGAGTTGGTGCGGTTGCACCAGGAGGAATCGTTGTCGTTCGCCAATGTGGTGACGTTCAACCTGGATGAGTTCTTCCCAATGCAGCCGAATGAGCTGCAAAGCGTGTCACGTTTCATGCGGGAGCACCTGTTCGACCACGTTGATATTCCGGCGGAACAGATTCACTTGTTGGATGGTGCGTTGCCTCGGGAAGATGCGGCGGCGCATTGTCTGGATTTCGAGCAAGCGATTCGTGATGCAGGTGGACTGGATTTGCAGCTGTTGGGTATTAACCGTGCCGGTCACATTGGGCTGAATGAGCCTGGTTCGGATCGTGGTTCGCGGACACGGATGATCACGCTGGACCAGGTCACGCGTACGGACGCGGCAAGCGATTTCTTTGGGGCTGAGAATGTCCCAAGGCATGCGCTGACCATGGGAGTCGGCACCATCCTGGAGGCTCGCCGAATCGTCTTATTGGCCTTTGGTGAGGGAAAGGCGTCGATTGTCAGTCGAACGGTGGAGGGCTTTTCCAACGCGAGCGTGCCGTCGACGTTTTTGCAGGATCATCCAGATGCGATGATATTGCTGGATGAAGCGGCTGCATCTGGTTTGACTCGAATTCAGAGTCCGTGGCGTTTGGGCGAAGTGACGTGGGATGCGGAAACGATTCGCCGGGCAGTGATCGATCTTTCCGAGGGCACGGGGAAGGCGATCTTGAAACTGACGGATACGGATTACAACGAGCACGGGTTGCAAGATTTGCTGGCCGCCCACGGAAGTGCTTACGACATTAACTTGCGTGTTTTCCGTCATTTGCAATCGACGATCACGGGCTGGCCTGGCGGGAAGCCGGACCATGCGAAACAAGTGGGTGACCGGCCGGGGAATCGTGACGATATCTTCCCGAAGCGAATCATTCTGTTTTCACCGCATCCCGACGATGACGTAATCTCGATGGGCGGCACGTTGATCCGTTTGGTTGACCAGGGGCATGAAGTGCACGTGGCGTATCAGACATCCGGCAACATTGCTGTGTTTGATGAGGACGCGCTTCGGTATGCGGAGTTTGTGGAGGACTTCTGTAAGCGGTTTAAGTTGTCGCCGGCCGGTTTGGATGAGTTGGGCGATCACGTTGATGCGTTTTTGCGTAACAAGAAGGCTGGTCAGATCGATAGTGAACCGGTTCAGGACATCAAGGGGCTGATCCGTCGTAGTGAAGCGAGGGAGGGGGCACGTTGTTGTGGTGTGGCGGATGATCGAATGCATTTCTTGGACTTACCGTTTTATCAGACCGGGCGAGTGAAGAAGGATCCGATTTCGGATGCGGACGTGGAGATCACCATGAATTTGCTGCGTGAAATTGAACCGCATCAGATTTATGCGGCTGGCGATTTGTCGGACCCGCATGGGACGCACCGTACTTGCTTGTCGGTAATCCTGCAGTCGTGTTTGCGATGTCAGGATGATCCATGGTACTCGTCGTCGGCGGTGTGGTTCTATCGTGGTGCTTGGCAGGAATGGGCTCCGCACCAAATCGAAATGGCCGTGCCGCTGAGTCCGGCGGAGGTGCAGCGAAAGCGGGTTGCGATTTTCAAGCATGAATCGCAAAAGGACCGTGCGTTGTTCCCGGGTTCGGATGCTCGAGAGTTCTGGCAACGGGCGGAGGCTCGCAACGCGGAGACGGCTCGTCGGTACGATGCGTTGGGGCTTGCAGAGTATGCCGCGATTGAAGGCTTCGTCCGCTGGGACGGTAAGACAGGCATCGAGCTGTAG
- a CDS encoding DUF1559 domain-containing protein, protein MFEKKIKRGFTLVELLVVIAIIGVLVGLLLPAVQAAREAARRMSCSNNVKQLGLAIHNYHSAYNQMPIYGGGTTNYSGAGLAYTDGLGNTTTGGGYTRYRLSFLVGLTPFFEQQALWEQISNPYNQNTTTVDDPSTSMSSPWSPMGPNPGFQNGYVPWATEMATLRCPSDPGVGLPAQGRTNYAGSLGDGYFSFERSNPLTNGKESSTHAQRQRGSQRGMFVHRNSMKFRDTLDGLSNTIMCGEIVTDLGDMDTRTDLIRVTGGSTNGPSTGSAVLDPTVCTNHGSIDATRPQFWNAATTRGKNNGQLRSLSSDRRGYRWADCGPIFTGIFTVTPPNSTACMLSDITIEAGPMSTSSRHQGGAHVLMGDGAVKFITDSIEAGTQNASNPYIAVHVSNGSTLSENGVGAASPYGLWGSLGTRASGEVIDEEF, encoded by the coding sequence ATGTTTGAAAAGAAGATTAAGCGTGGGTTCACGTTGGTTGAATTGCTAGTCGTGATTGCCATCATCGGAGTCCTGGTCGGACTGTTGTTGCCAGCCGTTCAGGCGGCTCGTGAAGCTGCTCGTCGGATGAGCTGCAGTAACAACGTTAAGCAACTTGGCTTGGCTATTCACAATTACCACTCCGCGTACAACCAAATGCCAATCTATGGCGGTGGTACAACAAACTACTCCGGTGCTGGCCTTGCTTACACTGATGGTCTTGGTAACACCACGACTGGTGGTGGATACACTAGGTACCGGTTGAGCTTCTTGGTTGGGTTGACACCCTTCTTCGAGCAACAAGCGTTGTGGGAGCAAATCTCAAATCCTTACAACCAAAATACCACTACTGTTGATGATCCAAGCACTTCCATGAGTAGCCCTTGGAGTCCGATGGGGCCTAACCCTGGTTTCCAAAATGGGTACGTGCCATGGGCAACTGAAATGGCAACCCTTCGTTGCCCCAGTGATCCAGGTGTTGGACTGCCCGCACAAGGCCGTACCAATTACGCGGGCTCGCTTGGCGACGGGTACTTCAGCTTCGAACGATCCAATCCATTGACCAATGGCAAAGAAAGCTCGACACATGCACAACGTCAACGTGGCTCGCAGCGAGGTATGTTCGTCCATCGGAATTCCATGAAGTTCCGTGACACCCTTGACGGTCTTTCCAACACGATCATGTGTGGTGAAATTGTTACCGACCTTGGTGACATGGACACACGTACGGATCTTATCCGGGTTACTGGTGGATCGACCAACGGTCCAAGTACGGGTTCCGCAGTGCTGGATCCAACTGTTTGTACCAACCATGGCAGTATCGATGCGACGCGACCTCAGTTCTGGAATGCTGCGACCACTCGAGGTAAGAACAATGGTCAACTTCGATCCCTGTCGTCAGATCGTCGCGGGTATCGCTGGGCAGACTGCGGACCGATCTTTACAGGCATCTTCACGGTGACGCCGCCAAATTCCACCGCCTGCATGCTTTCCGACATCACGATTGAAGCCGGTCCGATGTCAACAAGCAGTCGTCACCAAGGTGGTGCTCATGTTTTGATGGGTGACGGTGCGGTTAAATTCATCACGGACTCCATCGAAGCGGGAACGCAGAATGCTTCCAATCCCTACATCGCGGTGCACGTCAGCAACGGAAGTACGCTTAGCGAAAACGGTGTTGGTGCAGCAAGCCCCTACGGTCTTTGGGGATCGCTTGGAACGCGAGCATCCGGAGAAGTGATCGACGAAGAGTTCTAA
- a CDS encoding DUF6702 family protein: protein MIGSMLVLLSSMMLHPAAESLAEIQWNAQTQRIEVALRLRAADEQHFIRSVSARDVESLMEDGDAFEKLAISILKRRIGFGNLPDMKKAKQSAPVAAQYHWVGRRTEGGHVWWFFEFESPEGRPSHVRCTLFEKPSPKAGQRSVSSHDHLHASPVSTFLVLPDADASKEDGDADSVNRPHSFIVTPERPVTLIEWAAA, encoded by the coding sequence ATGATTGGCAGTATGCTGGTCTTGCTGTCGAGCATGATGCTGCATCCTGCGGCAGAATCGCTCGCGGAGATTCAGTGGAATGCACAGACGCAGCGAATCGAGGTGGCGTTGCGTTTGCGGGCTGCTGACGAGCAGCACTTCATTCGTTCAGTTTCGGCTCGCGACGTTGAGTCGTTGATGGAAGACGGCGATGCTTTTGAGAAGTTGGCGATCTCGATCCTGAAGCGTCGGATTGGATTTGGCAATCTTCCCGATATGAAGAAGGCCAAGCAATCCGCTCCCGTCGCCGCTCAATATCATTGGGTTGGCCGACGAACGGAGGGGGGGCATGTTTGGTGGTTCTTCGAGTTCGAGTCGCCTGAGGGACGCCCGTCGCATGTGCGTTGCACGCTGTTCGAAAAGCCGTCACCGAAGGCGGGGCAACGGAGTGTGTCGTCGCATGACCATTTGCATGCTTCACCGGTAAGCACGTTTCTGGTTCTGCCTGATGCGGATGCGTCTAAGGAGGATGGGGACGCGGATTCAGTGAACCGGCCACACTCTTTTATCGTCACGCCGGAACGCCCTGTTACGCTGATTGAGTGGGCAGCGGCATAG
- a CDS encoding ROK family protein, translating into MTVDSISPSGSTSPASSGSSTSDGTPIFLGIDVGGSFVKMGLVDGGGKIHAQTSVATKILKTPEGVFEHAMKFARDRIEEGLGQPFSLSGVGLAVPGVLDTQTYRLREVVNLPGWVDRPLLEILVDKCRRPAAVVNDANAAAFAEHAKLGLGRRSLCLVTLGTGIGCGIVVNGYPHGGDHGCAGELGHMAIRFGQDAIPCSCGSCGHLESYAGAPGVLSRLRSAYALHTGSGGVPAWLNEDTTPRELADHANDGDIVCLRVIDNTASYLGQAIGLLGQLIDPAVVLLGGAMTFGGSGTELGTRFLNKVKRHIQKTTLVQVGKHMIVDFATMGNDAGIVGAALVAQQNARRETLSNTEAQLNP; encoded by the coding sequence ATGACTGTAGATTCGATTTCACCTTCTGGCTCCACTTCGCCAGCCAGTTCTGGTTCTTCCACCAGCGATGGCACACCCATTTTTTTGGGGATCGATGTCGGGGGCTCGTTCGTGAAGATGGGACTGGTCGATGGAGGCGGGAAAATTCACGCTCAAACATCGGTCGCAACGAAAATTTTGAAAACGCCGGAAGGTGTCTTCGAGCACGCAATGAAATTTGCTCGCGATCGCATTGAGGAGGGCTTGGGGCAACCGTTCTCGCTGTCGGGAGTCGGTTTGGCCGTGCCTGGTGTGCTGGACACACAAACTTATCGTCTGCGTGAGGTGGTGAATCTTCCGGGCTGGGTTGATCGGCCTTTGCTGGAGATTTTGGTGGACAAGTGCCGGCGTCCGGCGGCGGTGGTGAACGATGCCAACGCAGCGGCGTTTGCGGAACACGCGAAATTGGGTTTAGGGCGACGTTCGTTGTGCTTGGTGACCCTTGGGACCGGCATCGGATGTGGCATCGTGGTGAACGGTTACCCACATGGCGGCGACCACGGTTGTGCGGGTGAGCTGGGGCACATGGCGATCCGGTTCGGCCAGGACGCGATTCCGTGTTCTTGTGGCAGTTGCGGGCACCTGGAGTCTTACGCCGGGGCACCGGGTGTGTTGAGTCGCTTGCGATCGGCGTACGCGCTGCATACCGGGAGCGGCGGTGTTCCCGCGTGGCTGAATGAGGACACAACGCCGCGTGAGTTGGCGGACCATGCCAATGATGGCGACATCGTCTGTCTGCGTGTGATCGATAACACGGCTTCCTATTTGGGCCAGGCGATCGGCTTGTTGGGACAATTAATTGATCCGGCCGTCGTGCTGTTGGGCGGGGCGATGACGTTTGGCGGTTCTGGTACGGAACTGGGAACACGTTTCTTGAACAAGGTGAAACGTCACATTCAAAAGACCACTTTGGTTCAGGTGGGGAAACACATGATTGTCGATTTCGCCACGATGGGTAACGATGCCGGAATCGTCGGGGCCGCACTGGTGGCTCAACAGAATGCTCGCCGCGAAACGCTCTCTAACACTGAAGCTCAATTGAACCCATGA
- a CDS encoding NYN domain-containing protein, whose amino-acid sequence MPAKAQNDSIALLIDADNAPANKIDFIISELATYGIVNIRKAYGNWTKRPLDSWTKVLFEYAIAPKQCFDLIKGKNATDMALLIDAMDILYTKEINTFGLVSSDCDFTPLVMRLREDGKQVIGFGRQNSPEPFVQACSHFIYLDDDDSSKTPQKKKEKSATSLRQNTNFMNTLRTAVKDAADEEGWAALGPVGAHISNQSPFTHRTYGFPKLSDMFEAIDLFDVKKSKQAGQAAVRVRLRRQTNGK is encoded by the coding sequence ATGCCAGCCAAAGCCCAGAATGACAGCATTGCGTTATTGATTGACGCCGACAACGCGCCAGCCAACAAGATCGACTTCATTATTTCCGAACTCGCCACCTATGGCATCGTCAACATTCGCAAGGCGTACGGCAATTGGACCAAGCGTCCGCTGGATAGCTGGACCAAAGTGCTTTTCGAATACGCGATCGCACCGAAGCAGTGTTTTGATTTGATCAAAGGCAAGAACGCGACCGACATGGCGCTGCTGATCGACGCCATGGACATCCTCTACACCAAAGAAATCAACACGTTTGGCCTAGTCTCATCGGATTGCGACTTCACACCACTTGTCATGCGACTTCGCGAAGACGGAAAACAGGTCATCGGATTCGGTCGCCAAAACTCACCGGAACCCTTCGTGCAAGCCTGCAGCCACTTCATCTATTTGGACGACGACGACAGCAGCAAGACACCACAAAAGAAGAAAGAGAAATCGGCCACTTCGCTGAGGCAGAACACCAATTTCATGAACACGCTTCGCACCGCCGTCAAAGATGCCGCCGACGAAGAAGGCTGGGCAGCGCTCGGCCCCGTCGGCGCCCACATCTCCAACCAAAGCCCCTTCACCCATCGAACCTACGGTTTCCCCAAACTCAGCGACATGTTTGAGGCGATCGATCTCTTCGACGTCAAAAAAAGCAAACAAGCCGGCCAAGCCGCCGTCCGAGTCCGCCTACGAAGGCAAACCAACGGCAAATAG
- a CDS encoding M1 family metallopeptidase, with product MIRFVRLVVLTCIFAGSVSAQPLTNSKHSDARDPFHPIQRWLPTPGVYRTASGAPGPMYWQQRADYDIDITLDDSQRSLSGDCQITYHNDSPHTLTYVWFQLDQNRFNKASAAVQGLTAPSLSGKSPFASVQALLAQQAFDGGYKIGSVSLIDSANGSSAEDSKELTYLVVDTMMRVDLPKPLAPGDSVTIGISYRYNIIDAKVIRGRGGYEHFDEDDNTIYEIAQWFPRVAAYTDYTGWQHDQFLGRGEFTLELGDYKVDITVPDDMVVTATGTLSNPNDVLKEEWIERLDSIHDSKKPTFIVTPEEAKANETARSKGAAKSKKGKSKKATKPQGTKTWSFDAKNVRDFAWAASRKFIWDAMPVKVGDRTVTAMSFYPNEAEPLWSKYSTESIAHTLEVYGQYTFDYPYEVAISVNGPVHGMEYPMICFNGPRPEDDGTYSKATKYALISVIIHEVGHNFFPMIVNSDERQWTWMDEGLNTFLQYLAEQEWEEDYPSNRGPAEKIVPYMRGGNQRPIMTGSDEILQFGNNAYGKPATALNILRETVLGRERFDFAFREYCRRWKFKRPTPADFFRTMQDASGTNLDWFWRGWFYSTEHVDIAIDSVELFVISSGDPDEEREEIRRKEDTKEDTPSDERNQDLRRRVDWQPGLKDFYNSPDYDVHKVEESDRKAYRKFLDRLDEDELALLKRTTQFYVIKFVNRGGLVMPIPLRVHYADNTQENIMLPAEIWRYNSREIKKLLLTEKEIVRLEIDPKREIADTDTANNHWPPKLEPTRFKLFKSEKKKNAMQKARGAKDDSDDEDADEDSEDESKEKESQGKSKDEDGKDSGDASGDQDDDVKDVAEKSDAEKTDVSEMDSEAAADEEVEDAPSAKSKGKSKRAGKRKRKGKAAKATEGSDE from the coding sequence GTGATTCGATTCGTCCGATTAGTCGTGCTGACGTGCATTTTTGCAGGTTCGGTTTCAGCCCAGCCGCTCACCAATTCCAAGCACAGCGACGCTCGCGATCCCTTTCACCCGATCCAGCGATGGTTGCCCACGCCGGGCGTCTACCGAACCGCATCTGGTGCTCCGGGACCGATGTACTGGCAACAGCGAGCAGACTACGACATCGACATCACGCTCGACGATTCACAGCGGAGTCTGTCGGGCGATTGCCAAATTACGTACCACAATGATTCGCCCCACACGTTGACGTATGTCTGGTTCCAGCTTGACCAGAACCGTTTCAACAAAGCTTCCGCCGCCGTGCAGGGCCTGACCGCTCCGTCTTTGTCGGGTAAGTCGCCCTTTGCATCCGTGCAAGCGTTGCTGGCCCAACAAGCGTTCGATGGTGGCTACAAGATCGGCTCGGTTTCACTGATTGACTCCGCCAACGGGTCTTCGGCCGAAGACAGCAAGGAGCTGACTTACTTGGTCGTCGACACGATGATGCGAGTTGATTTGCCGAAGCCGCTCGCCCCCGGCGATTCGGTGACGATCGGAATCTCTTACCGCTACAACATCATTGACGCCAAGGTGATTCGTGGCCGTGGCGGCTACGAGCATTTTGATGAAGACGACAACACGATTTATGAAATCGCTCAATGGTTTCCTCGCGTGGCCGCCTACACCGACTACACGGGCTGGCAGCACGATCAGTTTTTAGGTCGCGGCGAGTTCACGTTGGAACTTGGTGACTACAAGGTTGATATTACGGTCCCCGATGACATGGTCGTAACCGCAACGGGAACGTTGTCTAACCCGAACGACGTGCTGAAAGAAGAATGGATCGAGCGACTCGACTCGATCCATGACAGCAAGAAGCCGACGTTCATCGTCACGCCTGAGGAAGCCAAGGCAAATGAAACGGCCCGGTCCAAAGGTGCTGCCAAGTCAAAGAAGGGTAAGTCTAAGAAAGCGACCAAGCCCCAAGGGACCAAGACCTGGTCATTCGACGCGAAAAACGTTCGCGACTTTGCTTGGGCCGCTAGCCGTAAGTTCATTTGGGATGCGATGCCGGTGAAGGTCGGTGATCGTACCGTGACCGCAATGTCGTTCTATCCCAATGAAGCGGAGCCTTTGTGGAGCAAGTATTCGACTGAGTCGATCGCGCACACTTTGGAAGTGTACGGTCAATACACGTTTGACTATCCGTATGAAGTTGCGATCAGCGTGAATGGTCCGGTTCATGGGATGGAATACCCCATGATCTGTTTCAACGGGCCGCGGCCTGAGGACGATGGAACGTACAGCAAGGCGACGAAATACGCTTTGATCAGCGTGATCATCCACGAAGTTGGCCACAACTTTTTCCCCATGATCGTTAATAGCGATGAACGTCAGTGGACGTGGATGGACGAAGGTCTTAACACGTTCCTGCAGTATCTGGCCGAACAGGAATGGGAGGAAGATTACCCCTCGAACCGCGGTCCGGCTGAGAAGATCGTGCCGTACATGCGAGGCGGTAACCAGCGTCCGATCATGACCGGCAGCGACGAGATTTTGCAGTTCGGCAATAATGCGTACGGCAAGCCAGCCACGGCGTTGAACATCTTGCGAGAAACGGTGTTGGGCCGAGAACGCTTTGACTTTGCGTTTCGTGAGTATTGTCGTCGCTGGAAGTTCAAGCGGCCGACCCCGGCGGACTTCTTCCGTACGATGCAAGATGCGTCGGGAACCAACCTGGATTGGTTCTGGCGAGGCTGGTTTTACAGCACCGAGCATGTCGATATTGCGATTGATTCAGTTGAGTTGTTCGTGATCTCAAGCGGTGATCCTGACGAAGAACGCGAAGAGATTCGTCGCAAGGAAGACACCAAAGAAGACACACCTTCGGATGAACGCAACCAAGACCTGCGTCGCCGTGTCGATTGGCAGCCTGGGTTGAAGGACTTCTACAACTCGCCGGACTACGACGTGCACAAGGTCGAAGAGTCGGACCGTAAGGCGTACCGCAAGTTCTTAGATCGACTTGATGAAGACGAGCTTGCGTTGTTGAAGCGAACGACTCAGTTCTATGTCATCAAGTTTGTGAACCGCGGTGGGTTGGTGATGCCGATCCCGTTGCGAGTTCACTACGCTGATAACACGCAAGAGAACATCATGCTGCCAGCTGAGATCTGGCGGTACAATTCCCGAGAGATCAAGAAGCTGTTGTTGACGGAAAAGGAAATCGTGCGTTTGGAGATCGATCCGAAACGCGAGATTGCTGACACGGATACGGCCAACAACCACTGGCCGCCGAAGTTGGAGCCGACTCGTTTCAAGTTGTTCAAAAGCGAGAAAAAGAAGAACGCGATGCAGAAGGCTCGCGGTGCGAAAGATGATTCGGATGACGAGGACGCTGATGAGGATTCCGAGGACGAATCGAAAGAGAAGGAATCCCAAGGCAAATCGAAGGACGAAGACGGCAAGGATTCCGGTGACGCTTCGGGCGATCAGGACGATGATGTGAAGGACGTCGCCGAGAAGTCTGATGCCGAGAAGACGGATGTCAGCGAAATGGATTCAGAGGCTGCGGCCGATGAAGAAGTGGAAGACGCACCTTCGGCAAAGTCGAAAGGGAAATCAAAGCGGGCCGGGAAACGGAAGCGAAAAGGGAAGGCTGCCAAGGCCACCGAAGGTAGCGACGAATGA
- a CDS encoding DUF4275 family protein, with protein MRAQREYPPDEYRIEGRDFRDALAEMLRSYFAEVKRQTGSYRYRGHLWHAYTFGYQTALHGTDANAALNCCDEAEFYVYDEQFDMLWLCPREIAVFDTHPCNDTYIFPASYDWLYTATHECASGVGPFFVRNTSRSQTGE; from the coding sequence ATGCGAGCGCAGCGCGAGTACCCGCCAGACGAATATCGAATCGAAGGCCGTGACTTCCGCGATGCCCTAGCGGAAATGCTGCGATCGTATTTTGCCGAAGTAAAACGCCAAACGGGATCATACCGATATCGAGGACATCTCTGGCATGCATACACATTCGGATACCAAACGGCCCTACATGGAACCGATGCCAACGCCGCGTTGAACTGCTGCGATGAGGCCGAGTTCTATGTTTACGACGAACAATTTGACATGCTTTGGCTTTGCCCGCGAGAAATCGCCGTTTTCGACACACACCCGTGCAACGACACGTACATATTCCCCGCGAGCTATGACTGGCTCTACACTGCCACTCACGAATGCGCTAGTGGGGTCGGTCCCTTCTTTGTTCGCAATACGTCGCGCAGCCAAACCGGCGAATAA
- the cyaB gene encoding class IV adenylate cyclase — protein sequence MFEIEMKFRVDDHDGLIERIAQAGGVHVSRMTNEDTYFNHPCRDFVQTGEALRIRREDGVPMVTYKAPKLGVGLSAESDAANSAGQVKAREELEWRLDPGDQDGTSMQRLFQHLGFRQVAVVTKDRRTYRIGSDHAAMTVTVDEVESVGRYAEIECMLPTDAPTDEEVAEARGRVVKLAGELALAEAESRSYLRMLLEKLESKSEEA from the coding sequence ATGTTTGAAATCGAGATGAAGTTTCGTGTTGATGACCACGACGGTTTGATCGAGCGGATTGCCCAGGCGGGCGGCGTTCATGTGTCGCGCATGACAAACGAGGACACGTATTTCAACCACCCTTGCCGTGACTTCGTACAAACGGGTGAGGCGTTAAGGATTCGGCGTGAAGATGGTGTGCCGATGGTGACGTACAAGGCACCGAAGTTGGGAGTGGGGCTGTCTGCGGAATCGGACGCTGCCAATTCGGCGGGGCAGGTGAAAGCACGCGAGGAACTGGAGTGGCGACTGGATCCGGGTGATCAGGATGGGACGTCGATGCAGCGACTGTTTCAGCATCTGGGGTTTCGCCAAGTCGCGGTGGTGACCAAGGACCGGCGAACCTACCGCATCGGTAGCGATCATGCAGCGATGACGGTCACGGTGGATGAGGTCGAATCGGTCGGCCGTTACGCTGAAATTGAATGCATGTTGCCCACCGACGCACCGACTGACGAAGAGGTCGCGGAGGCTCGAGGTCGGGTCGTGAAGTTGGCGGGTGAGTTGGCTCTGGCGGAAGCCGAAAGCCGCAGCTATTTGCGGATGTTGTTGGAAAAACTTGAGTCGAAGTCGGAAGAAGCGTAG